From Linepithema humile isolate Giens D197 chromosome 8, Lhum_UNIL_v1.0, whole genome shotgun sequence, one genomic window encodes:
- the LOC105668122 gene encoding ribosomal RNA processing protein 36 homolog translates to MSDEEKFLLVENKDHKQIQEQLEHTSFKELMKLKEKLGTKIYNETAFGRRSKRRVEFKRENKNRPREMSAKKPVSRFNPAVVVKKFVSRDPRFDSLCGTYDEKAFRHSYAFLNEYRANDLQTLQKELKETTDPKSIKKIKYLIQRLENQLREGKKQMEKEEKKQQEKKELLESIKQGEKPVFKKKSEKKILNLVSQYEELKNTGKLKKHIQRLRKKNKHKDRAKLRDREELDEIE, encoded by the exons atGAGTGACGAAGAGAAATTTTTActtgtagaaaataaagatcat aaacaaataCAAGAGCAGTTGGAACATACGAGTTTTAAGGAATTGATgaagttaaaagaaaaattgggGACCAAGATATATAATGAGACGGCATTTGGAAGAAGAAGCAAGAGAAGAGTAGAATTTAagcgagaaaataaaaataggcCACGTGAGATGTCCGCTAAGAAGCCAGTTTCTAGGTTTAATCCGGCGGTTGtggttaaaaaatttgtatcacGAGATCCTAGATTTGATAGTTTATGCGGTACATATGATGAAAAGGCTTTCAGGCACTCTTATGCTTTTCTTAATGAATATCGAGCAAATGATCTCCAAACTttgcaaaaagaattaaaagaaacaactgatccaaaaagtataaaaaagataaaatatctcatacAAAGACTTGAAAATCAATtaagagaaggaaagaaacagatggaaaaagaagaaaaaaagcagCAAGAAAAGAAGGAATTGCTGGAATCTATTAAACAAGGAGAGAAACCagtctttaagaaaaaat ctgaaaagaaaatcttaaatttaGTCTCACAATATGaagaattaaagaacacagggaaattaaagaaacatattCAGAGACTGCGGAAGAAGAATAAACACAAGGACAGAGCAAAGTTAAGAGACAGAGAAGAATTAGATGAAATAGAATAa
- the LOC105668121 gene encoding protein toll-like translates to MISWKINIRHETCVVIFFITMLGIFALECPTNECHCHLTNDKLTATIRCITNSNSEFYIHIEQNIFIMIHCFDSPEWSDFDLNMTSLGSYELITFDNCSLPSNNSLSDIAHMLGATSVEKLNVFSYNKYKLTLKKHHLNGFNNLTHLYLFNNNLHHLTVEFFDYTTQLMYLYLRGNKLKLIASGTFDTLNNLLHLDLSNNHLTKLELGIFDKLIALLLLKLSYNYLVTLPKDIFAKLKNLSYLYLNANDFTYFPRNLLQNNKNLTVVDMSSNRNLFLWNGFFSNMVKLRYLKLQDNGLIALPEDLIWRSFQLHFINLSENYLQSLPKHVFRDAINLKILILKSNNMKVLSDYIFENTSLLMLDLSNNRFTSISRKLFNGLHALEELNMEQNYLKTISFESFSSLKSLKVAKFSNNYLTLQSTLFYPNIVPKSPFHNCPSLKELYLSHNNISQIILNGLSRSIEILELHSNKISKIRPDVLEFFQNSTTLTYLTLHDNPWECNCDAVDFLYFIHTEYRKIHNIPEVSQVMCHGTNKSVSDMTFYDFCPFTTVIIRIGVLITLIGFNICILGLCYKYNKKYNKKWLIAHEWYIRFVTEKQLNEEELYDAFVSYSHKDHNFIINELVPKLENGPTPYKLCLHYRDCSINESISDIIARSVQKSRRTIVILSPNFLDSVWGKMEFRVAYCQALSEGRAKMILILYDDIGLLDDLDAELKAIITMSTCIQWSDPLFWDKLRYELPHQSTRPESCIVEKEVVEDNEL, encoded by the exons atgatatcttggaaaataaaCATCCGTCACGAAACATGCGTCGTGATTTTCTTTATCACCATGCTGGGCATTTTCGCTCTCGAATGTCCAACAAACGAGTGTCACTGTCATTTAACAAACGACAAATTGACTGCTACGATACGTTGTATAACAAATAGTAATTCTGAATTCTATATCCACATTGaacaaaacatatttataatg ATCCACTGCTTTGATTCACCAGAATGGTCAGATTTTGATTTAAACATGACATCGTTGGGAAGTTACGAATTGATAACATTCGACAACTGCAGTTTACCGAGTAACAACAGCTTGAGTgacattgcacacatgctaGGAGCTACAAgcgttgaaaaattaaatgttttttcttaCAATAAGTATAAACTCACCTTAAAAAAGCATCATCTGAAcggttttaataatttaacacatCTTTATCTATTCAACAACAACTTACATCACTTGACCGTCGAATTTTTTGATTATACCACTCAGTTAATGTATCTTTATTTAAGaggcaacaaattaaaattgatagcaTCAGGCACTTTTGATACGCTGAATAATTTACTACATCTGGATCTATCAAATAATCACTTAACCAAGCTTGAATTGGGAATTTTTGACAAACTCATCGCTTTGCTGTTGCTCAAACTTAGTTATAATTACTTAGTCACCTTACCAAaagatatatttgcaaaactgAAGAACCTTAGCTATCTCTATTTAAATGCGAacgattttacatattttccaAGAAATctcttacaaaataataaaaatctgacGGTCGTTGATATGTCAAGCaatagaaatttgtttttgtggAATGGATTTTTTAGCAATATGgtgaaattaagatatttgaaaCTGCAAGATAATGGATTGATCGCATTGCCGGAAGATCTTATTTGGAGATCCTTTCAGTTGCACTTCATTAATTTGAGTGAAAATTATCTTCAATCTTTGCCTAAGCATGTATTTCGGgatgcaataaatttaaaaatattgatattgaagTCTAACAATATGAAAGTATTGTCTGATTATATTTTCGAGAATACCAGTCTTTTAATGTTggatttatcaaataatcgcTTTACTTCCATTTCTCG aaagcTGTTTAATGGATTGCACGCGTTGGAGGAATTAAATATGGAACAAAATTACCTAAAAACCATTTCCTTCGAAAGTTTTAgttctttaaaatctttaaaggTTGCTAAATTCTCCAACAACTATCTTACATTACAATCTACATTGTTTTATCCAAATATTGTACCCAAATCACCTTTCCACAATTGCCCTTCattgaaagaattatatttatctcacAACAACATATCTCAGATTATCTTAAATGGATTGTCCAGATCAATAGAg ATTTTGGAACTACATagtaacaaaatatcaaaaatacgACCTGATGTATTGGAGTTTTTCCAAAATTCCACCACTTTAACTTATTTGACGTTACACGATAATCCGTGGGAATGTAACTGTGATGCTGTggatttcttatattttattcatacagAATATCGAAAGATTCACAACATACCTGAAGTGTCGCAAGTAATGTGTCACGGAACAAATAAATCTGTATCAGATATGACTTTCTACGATTTTTGTCCGTTCACAACAGTAATTATCAGAATTGGCGTTCTGATCACTCTAATAGGATTTAACATCTGCATTCTTGGATTATgctataaatacaataaaaaatacaataaaaaatggctAATTGCTCATGAATGGTATATACGGTTCGTAACAGAAAAACAATTGAACGAAGAAGAATTGTATGACGCGTTCGTGAGCTACTCGCATAAGGatcacaattttataataaacgagCTGGTACCGAAGCTAGAGAACGGTCCCACACCTTACAAACTGTGCCTGCATTATCGAGATTGCTCAATAAACGAAAGTATATCGGACATTATCGCTAGATCCGTGCAAAAATCAAGGCGGACGATAGTGATCTTGTCGCCAAATTTCTTGGATAGCGTCTGGGGAAAGATGGAATTTCGAGTCGCGTATTGTCAAGCGTTGAGTGAAGGTCGTGCGAAAATGATACTTATCTTGTACGATGACATCGGACTCCTCGATGACTTGGATGCAGAATTGAAAGCGATTATAACTATGAGTACGTGTATTCAATGGAGTGATCCTTTGTTTTGGGATAAATTGAGATACGAGTTGCCACATCAGTCCACACGACCAGAAAGCTGCATTGTAGAAAAAGAAGTTGTCGAAGATAATGAATTGTAA